A single window of Aquarana catesbeiana isolate 2022-GZ linkage group LG10, ASM4218655v1, whole genome shotgun sequence DNA harbors:
- the LOC141109913 gene encoding uncharacterized protein, producing MEASRASPAGSSQPSPGPSVDMPSSVQTMACDLSAPGKDEGSEAIQERVVAGIKALNRERDKLYKLRAELKRLRRQREGLHSQKRGSMDPEIQLAKVRVEHQETIVSIMEGRDGPFKEKFYNDKRFARMTKMEVEEETPSSDPLPPQVEVSSPMPSQDSGGMLKVIQAMESPLRGDQLVFHEEDITDNVPDKVKPVKPHVVHKTVFVTDTDNVPSDNQAASPMCSNAVPADAAVQESLHLKNDIPADELQHSAEPINPHLAESEAVCPKPAEDSTAQLQETAGIAAETVTIPDKNVDICVTDKNHPSTSVMNNGPSTSVMDSPTNSVQVVNNNSNVQTAVTSVWGLGPDKPTFAQVVRSAPGSSAPKRGFPLQPTTLGTPGSGLGSLASAGGPRRNVVILKWEGGAIPPARRAVVDLILEMGFGANDLYALIHVAGTRDYTISFTRPEGLDLFWERYEARCRSRPEWEGLAPVAVSQRSTVKKITIILTNESVPARDLEVWLRNYGEVLTKPSKILDERNIWTGGWSVTVRLARDGNVVRHLPSSAFIGRDRMTIFYPGQPKLCHRCGEKGHLSSSCSALICSVCRGQGHMAKDCTEMIRCNLCLRLGHPYSRCPEAWHNMEKEVIDDMSRLDRMEGEAPGVPSSSAVTVSPGPAQDPSPVPVATPHVSVSIPSVSVSVSPQPTVPSPLVSEPSKSVPPESVTPQESTPPKSDSKGAPPPPAVVVGTKKVASSSVKKSSVKTSQKKLLNKLNKCFLFTERLDELYNGKQPGALINSSQHCIRMEDKRSC from the exons atggaggccagcagggcctctcctgctggaagctcccagccatctcctgggccgtcggttgacatgccttcctctgtacaaaccatggcttgtgatctttctgcccctggtaaggatgaaggctcagaggcaattcaggagcgagtggtggccgggattaaagccctgaatagagaaagagacaagctctataaactgagagcggagctgaagcgcctgagaaggcagcgtgagggcttacatagccagaaacgagggtccatggatccggagatccaactggccaaggtccgggttgaacatcaggagaccattgtgtccatcatggaaggaagagatgggccatttaaggaaaagttttacaatgataaaaggtttgcgaggatgacaaagatggaggtggaggaggagacccccagttctgaccccctgccccctcaggtagAG gtaagcagccccatgccttcccaggactcaggaggcatgctcaaggtaatccaggcaatggagtctcctttgcggggtgatcagctggtgttccatgaggaggacataacagataatgtgcctgacaaggtaaagcccgtcaagccccatgtggtgcataaaacagtttttgtgactgatactgacaatgtgcccagtgacaatcaggctgctagtcctatgtgtagcaatgctgtgcctgctgatgctgcagtacaggaaagtttgcatttaaaaaatgacattcctgcagatgaactgcaacattcagcagagccaattaacccccATTTAGCTGAatctgaagctgtttgccccaaacctgctgaagactctacagcacagcttcaggagacagctggcattgcagcagaaactgtgactattcctgataagAATGTGGatatttgtgtgactgataaaaatcatcccagtacaagtgtgatgaacaatggtcccagtacaagtgtgatggacagtcctaccaactccgttcaagtagtgaataataatagtaacgtACAGACTGCTgtaacttcagtgtggggccttggccctgataaacccacatttgctcaggtggtacgctctgctcctggtagctccgcccccaagcggggtttccccctgcagcctaccactttgggcaccccgggatctggtcttgggtctctggcttctgctgggggtccgagaagaaatgtggtaattctcaaatgggaaggtggtgcgatccctccagcacggcgtgcagtggtggatttgattttagagatgggttttggggcaaatgacctgtatgctctaatacatgtagctgggacacgggattataccattagtttcaccaggccagagggtcttgacctgttctgggagcgatatgaggctcggtgcaggtcaagacctgaatgggaaggtctggccccagttgcggtttcgcaaaggtcaacggtgaaaaagataaccatcatactcactaatgagagtgttcctgctcgggacctagaggtctggttaaggaactatggtgaggttttgactaagcccagtaaaatccttgatgagcgtaacatctggactgggggttggtcggttacagtcaggttggccagggatgggaatgttgtccgtcacctgccctcctcagcttttatagggagggataggatgactattttctaccctggtcagccgaagctgtgtcaccgctgtggagaaaaggggcatttgagctcttcctgttcagccttgatatgttcagtgtgtcggggtcagggtcatatggctaaggactgcaccgagatgatcaggtgcaacctgtgcctgcgccttggccacccctacagcaggtgtcctgaagcctggcacaatatggagaaggaggtaattgatgacatgtcaaggctggacaggatggagggtgaggcccctggtgtaccatcctcctctgcggtgaccgtctcccctggtcctgctcaggatccctctccagttcctgtggccacccctcatgtgtctgtaagtattccttctgtatctgtatctgtctccccccagcctactgtaccctctcctcttgtgtcagaaccttccaagtctgtgccccctgagtcagttaccccccaggagtctacccctcctaagtctgattcaaagggagcaccccccccaccagcagtagtagtgggtactaaaaaggttgcttcttcctctgtaaagaagtcttctgtaaagacttcacagaaaaaa